One Sinorhizobium mexicanum genomic region harbors:
- a CDS encoding LysR family transcriptional regulator yields the protein MDTLTRIRAFIDVVDAEGFSAAARRVGKSKALLSKYVRELEDELGALLLNRTTRQFSLTEAGHTYYRTASEILKEIDNLADLVRANNSDLRGRLRITVPRTFVDADIGQSLIDFGKQHPELSLEIVSDDRFIDLVEEGFDVAIRITRLEDSTLIARKLDDFQVLLCASPDFVERIGPLKHPTELSKISCILDTNGRSYSNWRFVEPDGSPFTVPVGGPIEVNSPLASARAAVTGLGIAPVPDFIARPKIQSGELVTLFDDFLPKDRGIYAIYPHRRYLPAKVRTFVDFLHGWFRSR from the coding sequence ATGGACACCTTGACCCGTATCCGTGCCTTCATCGACGTCGTGGACGCGGAAGGCTTTTCCGCAGCCGCCCGGCGCGTCGGAAAATCCAAGGCACTTCTGTCGAAATATGTTCGTGAGCTGGAAGACGAGCTCGGCGCCCTGCTGCTCAATCGGACGACGCGGCAATTCTCGCTGACGGAGGCCGGCCACACCTATTATCGCACGGCCTCGGAGATCCTGAAGGAAATCGACAACCTGGCCGATCTCGTGCGCGCCAACAATTCCGACCTGCGTGGCCGGCTGCGGATCACCGTGCCCAGGACATTCGTGGATGCGGATATCGGCCAGTCGCTGATCGATTTTGGCAAGCAGCATCCCGAATTGTCGCTCGAAATCGTCTCGGACGATCGCTTCATCGATCTGGTGGAAGAAGGTTTCGACGTCGCGATCCGCATCACGCGGCTCGAGGATTCGACGCTGATCGCGCGCAAGCTCGATGACTTCCAGGTGCTGCTCTGCGCCTCGCCGGACTTCGTGGAAAGGATCGGCCCGCTCAAGCATCCGACCGAGCTTTCGAAAATCTCCTGCATTCTCGACACCAACGGCCGATCCTATTCGAACTGGCGCTTCGTCGAACCGGACGGTTCACCCTTCACGGTGCCGGTGGGCGGACCGATCGAAGTCAACAGTCCGCTTGCCTCCGCGCGCGCCGCGGTGACTGGTCTCGGGATTGCCCCGGTGCCGGATTTCATCGCCCGGCCGAAGATCCAGTCCGGCGAGCTGGTGACGTTGTTCGATGACTTCCTGCCCAAAGACCGCGGCATCTACGCGATCTATCCGCATCGGCGCTATCTGCCGGCCAAGGTGCGCACCTTCGTCGATTTCCTTCACGGCTGGTTCCGCTCGCGGTGA